In Micromonospora purpureochromogenes, a single window of DNA contains:
- a CDS encoding MerR family transcriptional regulator, with product MRIAELSRRSGVAVPTIKYYLREALLPPGELTSPNQASYDEHHLNRLRLIRAMIDLAQVPVARVRAVLEALDSDTLSLHERIGVVHRAITPSRQLTAGDSARTAAAVQVQELIERRGWAVEPDSPAIATLVETISVLRSLGQDHLVDLLDPYAEAVERFTELEVAAVASRTDPDQVAESVVIGTILGENLVASLRLLAQENISSQRLK from the coding sequence ATGCGCATCGCGGAGCTGAGCCGGCGGTCAGGGGTTGCGGTACCGACGATCAAGTACTACCTACGGGAGGCCCTGTTGCCGCCCGGCGAGCTGACCAGCCCCAACCAGGCCAGTTACGACGAGCATCACCTGAATCGACTTCGCCTGATCCGAGCCATGATCGACCTGGCCCAGGTTCCCGTAGCCCGAGTCAGAGCCGTGCTGGAAGCGCTCGATTCCGACACCCTGTCCCTGCACGAACGGATCGGGGTGGTGCATCGGGCCATCACCCCGAGTCGGCAACTGACCGCCGGCGACAGCGCACGCACGGCCGCCGCTGTGCAGGTGCAGGAACTCATCGAACGGCGCGGCTGGGCCGTCGAGCCGGACTCACCTGCGATCGCCACCCTGGTCGAAACCATCAGCGTCCTGCGATCGCTCGGCCAGGATCACCTGGTCGACCTTCTGGACCCCTACGCGGAGGCGGTTGAGCGGTTCACCGAGCTGGAGGTCGCTGCGGTCGCCTCCCGGACCGATCCCGACCAGGTCGCCGAGAGCGTGGTGATCGGAACCATCCTCGGTGAGAACCTCGTCGCGTCGCTGCGACTGTTGGCTCAGGAGAACATCTCGTCCCAGCGCCTGAAGTAG
- a CDS encoding DoxX family protein, giving the protein MLEVILVTALLGFRLLGALGVRRFATWAASVAHAMAVMLVVTASAHFVPPSVTVMPNHADLVRMVPPVVPFADAMVYLTGVLELLGAVGLVLTATRWAAGVSLAALYVLLLPANVYAAVNDVPFNGDEPTPLWLRIPQQVLYIAIAVWVARSADSTVARRVLHLPRSGVARSATVAR; this is encoded by the coding sequence ATGCTCGAGGTGATTCTGGTGACGGCCCTGCTGGGCTTCCGCCTACTGGGTGCGCTCGGTGTGCGTCGGTTCGCCACCTGGGCGGCCAGCGTGGCGCACGCGATGGCGGTCATGCTCGTCGTCACCGCGTCCGCGCATTTCGTTCCGCCCAGCGTCACCGTGATGCCGAACCACGCCGACCTGGTCCGGATGGTGCCGCCAGTCGTGCCGTTCGCCGACGCGATGGTCTACCTGACCGGCGTGCTGGAGCTGCTGGGCGCCGTGGGCCTGGTGTTGACCGCAACCCGCTGGGCGGCCGGGGTCAGCCTTGCCGCGCTCTACGTGCTCCTGCTTCCGGCGAACGTCTACGCCGCCGTCAACGATGTGCCGTTCAACGGGGATGAGCCGACTCCGCTGTGGCTGCGAATCCCACAGCAGGTCCTCTACATCGCCATCGCCGTCTGGGTGGCCCGATCGGCCGACAGCACGGTGGCCCGACGTGTCCTGCACCTGCCGCGCTCTGGCGTCGCAAGATCAGCGACCGTTGCCCGATAG
- a CDS encoding serine/threonine-protein kinase, translated as MVHSEQSVTHGPGTALGVDGCTDAVEVGRGGFGVVYRAWQPDFARWVAVKVLAADWHGPSRARFERELRMLGRLSDHPHIVTLHQAGRTAAGNPYLLMAYEEGGSLGDRLRDGAAGDWREAVAGGIAVAGALETAHRAGVLHRDVKPENILISGYGEPKLADFGQARPRSARPTGADGRVTASVLHAAPEVLRGEPASVAADVYALASTVLHWIRGAPPFAPADGESVESLLCRIAVDPVPDLRPLGVPDGVCAALERALAKDPARRPATAAAFAEELRAAQVAAGLPLSPFVLGGPGGDPAEPWPPQPAAGEAAPLSLSDRRRAALALSATVTRRPSRVRRHALTRSLGLLVALATVLAAGGSRALPTPAPVELPAQVPFGELELNAESPEQVVAVGNRADRPVRLTGLTLTGPSRSDLRIVADGCTTRPLAPGDRCAVRLVAVPHSAGPIRASLELTVDGRRFSTPVVGTGRPRSASRDDAPPGPCYADAYQVGASAYGHAGGLRAISVKQYWSPSCRATMAYVWVWKQYRDNAATGGGTWTVDLGVRADRPTPARQRAVGQPYELWTEPYPSAGRCTTATATVTADRSQVATTATTEPWCDR; from the coding sequence ATGGTCCACAGCGAGCAGTCGGTGACGCACGGCCCGGGCACCGCCCTCGGGGTCGACGGCTGCACCGACGCCGTCGAGGTGGGGCGGGGCGGCTTCGGCGTCGTCTACCGCGCCTGGCAGCCCGACTTCGCCCGCTGGGTGGCGGTCAAGGTGCTCGCCGCCGACTGGCACGGCCCGTCCCGCGCCCGCTTCGAGCGGGAACTGCGGATGCTGGGCCGGCTCTCCGACCACCCGCACATCGTCACGCTGCACCAGGCCGGCCGCACCGCCGCCGGCAACCCGTACCTGCTGATGGCGTACGAGGAGGGCGGCTCGCTGGGTGACCGGCTGCGCGACGGCGCGGCCGGCGACTGGCGCGAGGCGGTCGCCGGGGGCATCGCGGTGGCCGGGGCGCTGGAGACCGCGCACCGCGCGGGCGTGCTGCACCGCGACGTCAAGCCCGAGAACATCCTGATCTCCGGGTACGGCGAGCCGAAGCTGGCCGACTTCGGGCAGGCCCGGCCCCGCTCGGCCCGTCCGACCGGCGCGGACGGGCGGGTGACCGCGAGCGTGCTGCACGCCGCGCCGGAGGTGCTGCGCGGCGAGCCGGCGTCGGTGGCCGCCGACGTCTACGCGCTCGCCTCGACCGTGCTGCACTGGATCCGCGGCGCCCCGCCCTTCGCGCCCGCCGACGGGGAGTCGGTGGAGTCGCTGCTGTGCCGGATCGCCGTCGACCCGGTGCCGGACCTGCGCCCGCTCGGCGTACCCGACGGGGTGTGCGCGGCGTTGGAGCGCGCGCTGGCCAAGGATCCGGCGCGCCGGCCCGCGACGGCCGCCGCGTTCGCCGAGGAGCTGCGGGCGGCGCAGGTGGCGGCGGGCCTGCCGCTGAGCCCGTTCGTCCTCGGCGGTCCGGGCGGTGACCCCGCCGAGCCCTGGCCGCCGCAGCCCGCCGCCGGCGAGGCCGCGCCCCTGTCGCTGTCCGACCGCCGCCGGGCCGCCCTGGCGCTGTCGGCCACCGTCACGCGCCGGCCGTCGCGGGTACGCCGGCACGCGCTGACCCGCTCGCTCGGGCTGCTCGTCGCCCTGGCGACGGTGCTGGCCGCCGGCGGGTCGCGGGCGCTGCCCACGCCCGCCCCGGTGGAGCTGCCGGCCCAGGTGCCCTTCGGCGAGCTGGAACTCAACGCCGAGTCGCCCGAGCAGGTGGTGGCCGTCGGCAACCGCGCGGACCGGCCGGTGCGGTTGACCGGGCTGACGCTGACCGGGCCGTCCCGGAGCGACCTGCGGATCGTCGCGGACGGGTGCACCACCCGACCGCTCGCGCCGGGCGACCGGTGCGCGGTGCGGCTGGTCGCCGTCCCGCACTCCGCCGGGCCGATCCGGGCGTCGCTCGAGCTGACCGTGGACGGCCGGCGGTTCTCCACCCCGGTCGTCGGCACCGGCCGACCCCGGTCCGCCAGCCGGGACGACGCGCCGCCCGGCCCCTGCTACGCCGACGCCTACCAGGTCGGCGCCTCCGCGTACGGGCACGCGGGCGGGCTGCGGGCGATCTCCGTCAAGCAGTACTGGTCGCCGAGTTGCCGGGCCACGATGGCGTACGTCTGGGTGTGGAAGCAGTACCGGGACAACGCGGCCACCGGCGGCGGCACCTGGACCGTCGACCTGGGGGTACGCGCCGACCGGCCCACACCCGCCCGGCAGCGCGCCGTCGGGCAGCCGTACGAGCTGTGGACCGAGCCGTACCCGTCGGCGGGGCGGTGCACCACGGCGACGGCGACGGTCACCGCCGACCGGTCGCAGGTGGCCACCACCGCGACCACCGAGCCCTGGTGCGACCGGTGA
- a CDS encoding FHA domain-containing protein, giving the protein MTAGYLEVHGVGAVRLVPLTTDALTIGRAPGNELPIDSKLVSRLHALVERFPSGWTIRDLGSTNGTTVNGAAVREARLLRDGDRVEIGPARLLFRAPAELTGTLTVGVEPPPAPPALTRREQELVEVLCRPYVEGGTAFPEPPTVRALATALGVSESAVKKHLTNLYDKFGLVTNDERRRSRLAGEAVRRGAVGLPG; this is encoded by the coding sequence GTGACCGCCGGATACCTCGAGGTCCACGGGGTGGGCGCGGTCCGGCTGGTGCCGCTGACCACCGACGCGTTGACCATCGGCCGGGCGCCCGGCAACGAGCTGCCCATCGACAGCAAACTGGTCTCCCGGCTGCACGCCCTGGTGGAGCGGTTCCCGTCCGGCTGGACGATCCGCGACCTGGGCAGCACCAACGGCACCACCGTCAACGGCGCTGCGGTGCGCGAGGCCCGACTGCTGCGCGACGGCGACCGGGTGGAGATCGGCCCGGCCCGGCTGCTGTTCCGCGCGCCGGCGGAACTCACCGGCACCCTTACGGTGGGCGTCGAGCCCCCGCCGGCGCCCCCGGCGCTGACCCGGCGGGAACAGGAACTGGTCGAGGTGCTCTGCCGCCCGTACGTCGAGGGCGGCACCGCCTTCCCCGAGCCGCCCACCGTGCGGGCGCTGGCCACCGCGCTCGGCGTCAGCGAGAGCGCCGTGAAGAAGCACCTGACCAACCTGTATGACAAGTTCGGGCTGGTCACCAACGACGAGCGGCGCCGGTCCCGGCTGGCCGGCGAGGCGGTGCGCCGGGGAGCGGTGGGGCTGCCCGGCTGA
- a CDS encoding SAM-dependent methyltransferase, translated as MTAPTDAEQRPNVARMYDYFLGGCHNFAADRAAAEQILSIFPDTGVAAQANRHFLRRAVRFAAERGVRQFLDIGAGLPTQGNVHEIVRQVAPDSRVVYVDVDEVAVAYARRLLPIDDRTVVVRADLRRPDELLAHPDVRSFLDLDRPVAVLLVAVLHFVTDAEDPYAAVARLCDATVPGSHLMVSHLTSDGAPPLPAQRGTAVYQRSSAPLVPRTHADILRFLDGYDLVEPGLVPVAQWRPDGEPQQRVSHGYGGVGVRR; from the coding sequence GTGACCGCGCCGACCGACGCCGAGCAGCGGCCCAACGTGGCCCGGATGTACGACTACTTCCTGGGTGGCTGCCACAACTTCGCCGCCGACCGGGCCGCCGCCGAGCAGATCCTGTCGATCTTTCCGGACACCGGCGTCGCCGCCCAGGCCAACCGCCACTTCCTGCGCCGGGCCGTCCGGTTCGCCGCCGAGCGGGGCGTACGCCAGTTCCTCGACATCGGCGCCGGCCTGCCCACCCAGGGCAACGTGCACGAGATCGTCCGCCAGGTCGCGCCCGACTCGCGGGTGGTCTACGTCGACGTCGACGAGGTCGCCGTCGCGTACGCCCGGCGACTGCTGCCCATCGACGACCGTACGGTGGTGGTCCGCGCCGACCTGCGCCGCCCCGACGAACTGCTCGCCCACCCCGACGTGCGGTCCTTCCTCGACCTCGACCGGCCGGTCGCGGTGCTGCTGGTGGCGGTGCTGCACTTCGTCACCGACGCCGAGGACCCGTACGCCGCGGTGGCCCGGCTGTGCGACGCCACCGTTCCCGGCAGCCACCTGATGGTCTCCCACCTCACCTCCGACGGCGCGCCGCCGCTGCCGGCCCAGCGGGGCACGGCGGTCTACCAGCGCAGCAGCGCGCCGCTGGTGCCCCGCACGCACGCCGACATCCTGCGCTTCCTCGACGGGTACGACCTGGTCGAGCCCGGCCTGGTGCCGGTGGCGCAGTGGCGGCCGGACGGCGAGCCGCAGCAACGCGTCTCCCACGGGTACGGCGGCGTCGGCGTTCGCCGCTGA
- a CDS encoding GNAT family N-acetyltransferase has protein sequence MPALQRLRPDHAPALLEFEQENRAYFARSVPDRGDDYFARFDTRHAALLAEQETGRCHFHLLVDDDGEVLGRFNLVDVADGAADLGYRVAERAAGRGLATAGVRQVCDLARDAYGLVRLTASATLDNAGSLTVLRRAGFTPVGEVLLDGHPGLRHVRELAG, from the coding sequence GTGCCCGCACTCCAACGCCTGAGGCCCGACCACGCTCCCGCGCTGCTGGAGTTCGAGCAGGAGAACCGGGCGTACTTCGCCCGCAGCGTGCCGGACCGCGGCGACGACTACTTCGCCCGGTTCGACACCCGGCACGCGGCGCTGCTCGCCGAGCAGGAGACCGGTCGCTGCCACTTCCACCTGCTGGTCGACGACGACGGCGAGGTGCTGGGCCGGTTCAACCTCGTCGACGTCGCCGACGGCGCGGCCGACCTGGGCTACCGGGTCGCCGAGCGGGCCGCCGGGCGCGGTCTGGCCACCGCCGGCGTACGGCAGGTCTGCGACCTGGCCCGCGACGCGTACGGGTTGGTCCGGCTGACCGCCTCGGCGACGCTGGACAACGCCGGCTCGCTGACGGTGCTGCGCCGGGCCGGGTTCACGCCGGTCGGCGAGGTGCTGCTCGACGGCCATCCCGGGTTGCGCCACGTCAGGGAACTGGCCGGCTGA
- a CDS encoding glycoside hydrolase family 65 protein has protein sequence MRSDENWLVRRTAADSDRLGETESVFALSNGWVGWRGTLDEGEPYGMPGSYLNGFYEQRELSYPEDGYAFPQRSDTVVSAPNAALIRLWVGGDALDLRTGTLRAHERVLDLRAGVVRRDTEWISPGGHGVRVRSTRLVSLPRHAIAAVRYEVEPLGDAPVDLRLCSDVQANERVPERPDDPRAASVIRDPLNAEVHRCDGGSGVLVHRTDRSAQRVAVAVTHDPEIPGGFATSDDCTTDRLRMCVEGRLRPGQRLRITKYAAHECTPVDGMAANELADLVVAEADAAREYGFDALLADQRAALDGHWQTADVELDGDPELQQAIRFAVFHLLQAGRAEGDRTIPAKGLTGNGYDGHVLWDNEGYVLPVLTYLAPEVTRSALRWRHAHLPEARERAAELRLPGATFPWRTISGRECSGYWPAGTAALHVNADIADAVLRYVAATGDDDLLAGVGLELLVATARLWHGFGYWSDEGAFHITGVTGPDEYAALVDDNLFTNVMARRNLLGAADAAERHPGRAEELGVSPAEIAGWRAAADAVHLPYDRKRGVHQQAAGFTEQPEWDFAALTEDDYPLLLHFPYLELYRKQVVKQADLVLAMQRCPGEFTAEEKGRNFAYYQARTVRDSSLSAASQAVLAAEIGHLDLAYDLFAEAALHDLADLGDKTSDGLHLAALAGAWTAVVEGFGGLRDQRGELSFDPRLPARLDRLAFGLRWRGQRLRVTLTRDEARYELPDAAREVEVTLRHAGELVTVTGRTAVTRPMPPVPDPGPEPPSPAGRRPARRSAG, from the coding sequence GTGCGTAGTGACGAGAACTGGCTGGTGCGGCGTACCGCGGCCGACAGCGACCGGCTCGGCGAGACCGAGTCGGTCTTCGCGCTCAGCAACGGCTGGGTGGGCTGGCGCGGCACGCTGGACGAGGGCGAGCCGTACGGGATGCCGGGCAGCTACCTCAACGGCTTCTACGAGCAGCGCGAACTCAGCTACCCGGAGGACGGGTACGCCTTCCCGCAGCGCAGCGACACCGTGGTCAGCGCGCCCAACGCCGCCCTGATCCGGCTCTGGGTGGGCGGCGACGCGCTGGACCTGCGCACCGGGACGCTGCGCGCCCACGAGCGGGTGCTCGACCTGCGCGCCGGCGTGGTGCGCCGGGACACCGAGTGGATCTCGCCGGGCGGGCACGGGGTCCGCGTCCGCAGCACCCGGCTGGTGTCGCTGCCCCGGCACGCGATCGCCGCCGTCCGCTACGAGGTCGAGCCGCTGGGCGACGCGCCGGTCGACCTCCGGCTCTGCTCGGACGTGCAGGCCAACGAGCGGGTGCCGGAGCGCCCCGACGACCCCCGGGCCGCCTCGGTGATCCGCGACCCGCTGAACGCCGAGGTCCACCGCTGCGACGGCGGCTCCGGCGTGCTGGTGCACCGCACCGACCGCAGCGCCCAGCGGGTCGCGGTCGCGGTCACCCACGATCCCGAGATTCCGGGGGGCTTCGCCACCTCCGACGACTGCACCACCGACCGCCTCCGGATGTGCGTCGAGGGCCGGCTGCGCCCCGGCCAGCGGTTGCGGATAACCAAGTACGCCGCCCACGAGTGCACGCCGGTCGACGGCATGGCGGCGAACGAGCTGGCCGACCTGGTCGTCGCCGAGGCCGACGCCGCCCGGGAGTACGGCTTCGACGCCCTCCTCGCCGACCAGCGGGCCGCGCTCGACGGGCACTGGCAGACCGCCGACGTGGAACTCGACGGCGATCCCGAGCTCCAGCAGGCCATCCGGTTCGCCGTCTTCCACCTGCTGCAGGCCGGCCGGGCCGAGGGCGACCGGACCATCCCGGCGAAGGGGCTGACCGGCAACGGCTACGACGGGCACGTCCTCTGGGACAACGAGGGCTACGTGCTGCCGGTGCTGACGTACCTGGCGCCGGAGGTGACCCGGTCGGCGCTGCGCTGGCGGCACGCCCACCTGCCCGAGGCCCGGGAGCGCGCCGCCGAGCTGCGGCTGCCCGGCGCGACCTTCCCGTGGCGGACCATCAGCGGCCGGGAGTGCTCCGGCTACTGGCCCGCCGGCACCGCCGCCCTGCACGTCAACGCCGACATCGCCGACGCGGTGCTGCGCTACGTCGCGGCCACCGGGGACGACGACCTGCTCGCCGGGGTCGGGCTGGAGCTGCTGGTCGCCACGGCTCGGCTCTGGCACGGCTTCGGGTACTGGTCGGACGAGGGCGCCTTCCACATCACCGGCGTCACCGGCCCGGACGAGTACGCCGCCCTGGTCGACGACAACCTCTTCACCAACGTGATGGCCCGGCGCAACCTGCTCGGCGCCGCCGACGCCGCCGAACGGCATCCCGGGCGCGCCGAGGAACTGGGCGTCAGCCCGGCCGAGATCGCCGGCTGGCGGGCCGCCGCCGACGCGGTCCACCTCCCGTACGACCGCAAGCGGGGCGTGCACCAGCAGGCGGCCGGGTTCACGGAGCAGCCCGAGTGGGACTTCGCCGCGCTGACCGAGGACGACTACCCGCTGCTGCTGCACTTCCCCTACCTGGAGCTCTACCGCAAGCAGGTGGTCAAGCAGGCCGACCTGGTGCTGGCCATGCAGCGCTGCCCCGGCGAGTTCACCGCCGAGGAGAAGGGACGCAACTTCGCCTACTACCAGGCCCGGACCGTCCGCGACTCGTCGCTCTCCGCCGCCTCGCAGGCGGTGCTGGCTGCCGAGATCGGGCACCTGGACCTGGCGTACGACCTGTTCGCCGAGGCGGCGCTGCACGACCTGGCGGACCTGGGTGACAAGACCAGCGACGGGCTGCACCTGGCCGCGCTGGCCGGCGCCTGGACGGCGGTGGTGGAGGGCTTCGGCGGGCTGCGCGACCAGCGGGGCGAGCTGTCCTTCGACCCCCGGCTGCCGGCCCGGCTCGATCGGCTGGCCTTCGGCCTGCGCTGGCGTGGGCAGCGGCTGCGGGTCACCCTCACTCGGGACGAGGCCCGCTACGAGTTGCCCGACGCCGCCCGGGAGGTCGAGGTCACGCTCCGGCACGCCGGGGAGCTGGTGACCGTCACCGGTCGGACAGCGGTGACCCGGCCCATGCCGCCGGTGCCGGACCCGGGCCCCGAGCCGCCGTCCCCGGCCGGCCGGCGTCCCGCCCGCCGCTCGGCCGGCTAG
- a CDS encoding phosphatase PAP2 family protein, with amino-acid sequence MVQTGTTDVPDISVEWYREITEVADSTPAPVQWFAVHFTEAAILLLGALFLFAAAPRLLRGKPWDRAVALVAPVTVVLAYACSEALKTVFDEARPCRGAATVVAGHCPPVGDWSFPSNHATIAGALAAATLLLSRRLGLIAAPLALLAALSRVFVGVHYPHDVAAGLFLGALVTLAGTPLIARPVADLLARHTTHPDRLPATADHP; translated from the coding sequence ATGGTGCAGACCGGCACGACGGACGTTCCCGACATCAGCGTGGAGTGGTACCGGGAGATCACCGAGGTGGCGGACTCCACCCCGGCGCCGGTGCAGTGGTTCGCGGTGCACTTCACCGAGGCGGCGATCCTGCTGCTCGGCGCGCTGTTCCTGTTCGCCGCCGCGCCCCGGCTGCTGCGCGGCAAGCCGTGGGACCGGGCGGTCGCGCTGGTCGCGCCGGTCACCGTGGTCCTCGCGTACGCGTGCAGCGAGGCGCTGAAGACGGTCTTCGACGAGGCACGGCCCTGCCGGGGAGCCGCGACCGTGGTGGCCGGGCACTGCCCGCCGGTCGGCGACTGGTCCTTCCCGAGCAACCACGCCACCATCGCCGGCGCGCTCGCCGCAGCGACCCTGCTGCTCTCCCGCCGGCTCGGGCTGATCGCCGCGCCGCTGGCACTGCTCGCCGCGCTCTCCCGGGTCTTCGTCGGCGTGCACTACCCGCACGACGTGGCCGCCGGCCTGTTCCTCGGGGCCCTGGTGACGCTGGCCGGCACGCCGCTGATCGCCCGCCCCGTCGCCGACCTGCTGGCCCGCCACACCACCCACCCGGACCGACTCCCGGCCACCGCCGATCACCCCTGA
- a CDS encoding prepilin peptidase, with translation MAPVLRFVVARYAVPAGSPARAGCDGCGAPLGLGRPGLGPAARCPACGARIGAPPGSVELAAVAALALLVLTEATLAERAALAWWLGWAVPLALVDLAVHRLPDRLTWPAAAGTATLLAVAALAGPGPAPWLRALTAGAALGLAFAATTLLLGRRGFGLGDAKLALSVGMLLGWYGWPVLVAGLLLTFALSAVVSLALLLARRVSWSSHLPFGPFLILGTCTALLLLPT, from the coding sequence GTGGCCCCGGTGCTCCGGTTCGTCGTCGCCCGGTACGCCGTACCGGCGGGGTCGCCGGCGCGGGCCGGCTGCGACGGCTGCGGCGCGCCGCTCGGGCTCGGGCGCCCGGGGCTCGGCCCGGCGGCCCGGTGCCCGGCCTGCGGGGCCCGGATCGGCGCCCCGCCGGGCAGCGTCGAACTGGCCGCCGTCGCGGCCCTGGCGCTGCTGGTCCTGACCGAGGCGACGCTCGCAGAGCGGGCCGCGCTCGCCTGGTGGCTCGGCTGGGCGGTGCCGCTGGCGCTGGTGGACCTGGCCGTGCACCGGCTCCCCGACCGGCTCACCTGGCCGGCCGCGGCGGGCACGGCCACGCTGCTCGCGGTGGCCGCGCTGGCCGGCCCCGGGCCGGCCCCGTGGCTGCGCGCCCTGACCGCCGGGGCTGCGCTGGGGCTGGCCTTCGCCGCCACCACACTCCTGCTCGGCCGGCGCGGCTTCGGCCTCGGCGACGCGAAACTGGCGCTGAGCGTGGGCATGCTGCTCGGCTGGTACGGCTGGCCGGTGCTGGTCGCCGGGCTGCTGCTCACCTTCGCCCTCTCGGCGGTGGTCAGCCTCGCGCTGCTGCTGGCCCGCCGGGTCAGCTGGTCGAGCCACCTTCCCTTCGGCCCCTTCCTGATCCTCGGCACCTGCACCGCCCTCCTCCTCCTCCCCACCTGA
- a CDS encoding SAF domain-containing protein: MSLVTRNGTPVDAPVAPPKVLRQRRTRPGLLGLAVLLIALGGLGAAFAVTSVRATGSYLAVARPVEVGRQLSADDLVSVQVSGGAGLSPVPAGKLDEVVGKRASVSLTPGTLLTMGQLTDAPLLGEGQQQIALGLKQSQVPARKLHPGDKVLLVSTPADNDDSQAPGTRFTGTVIDTATPENDDVVVYVALPVRDVPAVVVLAAQERIALVLVEAA; this comes from the coding sequence ATGAGCCTGGTCACCCGTAACGGCACCCCGGTCGACGCGCCGGTCGCCCCGCCGAAGGTGCTCCGCCAGCGCCGGACCCGCCCCGGCCTGCTGGGGCTGGCGGTGCTGCTGATCGCGTTGGGCGGCCTCGGCGCGGCCTTCGCGGTCACCTCGGTCCGGGCCACCGGCAGCTACCTGGCGGTGGCCCGCCCGGTCGAGGTCGGCCGGCAGCTCAGCGCCGACGACCTGGTCAGCGTGCAGGTCTCCGGCGGGGCCGGGCTGTCCCCGGTGCCGGCCGGCAAGCTGGACGAGGTGGTCGGGAAGCGGGCGTCGGTGTCGCTCACCCCCGGCACGCTGCTGACCATGGGGCAGCTCACCGACGCCCCGCTGCTCGGCGAGGGGCAGCAGCAGATCGCGCTCGGCTTGAAGCAGAGCCAGGTCCCCGCCCGCAAGCTCCATCCCGGCGACAAGGTGCTGCTGGTCAGCACCCCGGCCGACAACGACGACAGCCAGGCGCCGGGCACCCGGTTCACCGGCACGGTGATCGACACGGCCACCCCGGAGAACGACGACGTGGTGGTCTACGTGGCGCTGCCCGTCCGGGACGTGCCGGCCGTGGTGGTGCTGGCCGCCCAGGAGCGGATCGCCCTGGTGCTGGTCGAGGCGGCCTGA
- a CDS encoding P-loop NTPase family protein, translating to MAIIALVSAKGSPGVTTTALACALSWHRRLVLAECDPAGGTILAGYLGGALDGPRGIGELAVGELRDGNLETAFWSQLVDLDAPRRERLLLPGVVDPAQAGSVSPLWQRFADFFGSLEKGQPPYDVIVDCGRLQVAGPPWPVLRAAAVVLLVTRAQLPDLSATRSMIGAIERDFTEHRVPPGTLRLLVVGDGHGKGEISKALRVPVIATLPADPRTAEVLSLGGTVRAGRPLMRAAGALEVPVRALLDRRRARLAWPATQEVPDVV from the coding sequence ATGGCGATCATCGCGCTGGTCTCGGCGAAGGGCTCGCCCGGGGTCACCACCACCGCGCTGGCCTGCGCGCTGAGCTGGCACCGGCGACTGGTGCTCGCCGAGTGCGACCCGGCCGGCGGCACCATCCTCGCCGGCTACCTCGGCGGCGCGCTGGACGGTCCCCGGGGCATCGGTGAACTGGCCGTCGGCGAGCTGCGCGACGGCAACCTGGAGACCGCCTTCTGGTCGCAGCTGGTCGACCTGGACGCGCCGCGGCGGGAACGGCTGCTGCTGCCGGGCGTGGTCGACCCGGCCCAGGCGGGCAGCGTCAGCCCGCTCTGGCAGCGCTTCGCCGACTTCTTCGGCAGCCTGGAGAAGGGCCAGCCGCCGTACGACGTGATCGTCGACTGTGGGCGGCTCCAGGTGGCCGGTCCACCGTGGCCGGTGCTGCGCGCCGCGGCGGTGGTGCTCCTGGTCACCCGGGCGCAGCTGCCCGATCTCTCCGCCACCCGGTCGATGATCGGGGCGATCGAACGGGACTTCACCGAGCACCGGGTGCCCCCGGGCACGCTGCGGCTGCTGGTGGTCGGCGACGGGCACGGCAAGGGCGAGATCAGCAAGGCGCTGCGGGTGCCGGTCATCGCCACCCTGCCGGCGGACCCGCGTACCGCCGAGGTGCTCAGCCTGGGCGGCACCGTACGCGCCGGGCGGCCGTTGATGCGCGCGGCCGGCGCGCTGGAGGTGCCGGTCCGGGCGCTGCTGGACCGCCGCCGGGCCCGGCTGGCCTGGCCCGCCACCCAGGAGGTGCCGGATGTGGTGTGA